Genomic DNA from Flavobacterium sp. N502540:
GGAAGTAAATAAGCTCCAAACAGTATCCGAAGATAATGATCGTTTTATGGGTTTATTTAAAACAAAATTTAACATAGATATGAATGCTTTTGATTATTATGAATATTTTGATGAAGATGAATTTATATTGATTTCAATTTTTAGAAGAGTCTTTCGAACTAAAAAAGAAAAGAAATTATTAACTGTGGGACATTTGTTATCAATTATAAATA
This window encodes:
- a CDS encoding DUF1493 family protein codes for the protein MNDGYNLIQLKLLINEVFGVDNINLDMEVNKLQTVSEDNDRFMGLFKTKFNIDMNAFDYYEYFDEDEFILISIFRRVFRTKKEKKLLTVGHLLSIINKREWFEPDPDPRSAKSLL